A stretch of DNA from Hydrogenophaga sp. SL48:
TTAAGGCTTGTGTGACACCTGCCCAGCCGCACAAGCGGTCGAGCACCCTCACTGCTGTCGGGCAGGTGTTGCATAAGCCTCGAGGGAGGAAACCGCGGCGACCGCTACGGTAGTTGTCGAGCGCGGTGGCTATGGCGATTGCTCTACGCTTGCGTCGCGAGTTGGCGGCCTACGACTGAGCATCGACACCTCATCGATGACCGCAGGCGCCCGTGCGTGTGCCACTTCGATACGGCAGCAGCTCTTGGCCGAGCCTGCGCAGACGCTGACCAGGCGACGCACGCAGCAGCCCACCGAACGCCATGTCCAGCGTCGAGTTGATCGGCGGTGTTCGAGCGTGGTCATGATGCCGGCGGCGCCCGAATCGAGCAGTCGCGCAAGAAGACCTGCAGCACCGTCATCGCGTGGCCGCAGTGCGCGCAGACGAAGGTCGGACGTGGCGAGTCCAAGCCATCGGTGGCCGGCGCTTGCGGCGATGACGGCGTCACCTGCAACAACTGGCGCGCCAGCGCCAGGTTGTCCCGCCGGTTGCTGTTGGCCAGCAGGCCGTAGTGCCGAATCCGGTGGAAGCCGCCCGGCAGCACATGCAGCAGGAAGCGGCGCATGAACTCCTGCGGGCTCAGCGTCATCGCCTTGTGGCGCGTCTTCCCTGTGGCGCGATAGTCCTTCCAGCGGAAGGTGACACCGCGCTCGTCCATCGCCAGCAGCCGGCTGTTGGAGATGGCCACGCGGTGCGTGTATCGCGACAGGTAGGCCAGCACCGCCTGCGGCCCGGCGAATGGCCGCTTGGCATAGACCACCCACTCGCACTGGCGCAGCGGCGCAAGCCAGGCCTTGAAGGTCACGGGTTCAGCCAGCGCCGCGTGTTCACCGAAGAACCTGAGTGCGCCGCCATCGTGCAGCCGCTGCAGTTCCTCCAGGAAGCGGCGCCTGAACAGCCGCGACAGCACGCGCACCGGCAGGAAGAACCCCGGGCGGCAGGCTACCCAAGTCTTGCCGTCGGGCGCAAACCCGCCGCCTGGCACGATGCCGTGCACGTGCGGGTGGTGGGTCAGTGCCGAGCCCCAGGTGTGCAGCACCAGTGTGGCGCCGATGTGGGCGCCCAAGTGCTTGGGATCGGCCGCGATACGCTGCAGCGTCTCGGCGGCGATGTCGAACAGCAAGCCGTACAGCGCCGCCTTGTTCTGGTACGCGATGTCGGCGATCGGTGCAGGCAGCGTGAAGACCACGTGGTAGTACTCCACCGGCAGCAGATCGGCCTGGCGCGCATCCAGCCAGCGCTTGGCTGCGCTGCTCTGGCACTTCGGACAGTGCCGGTTGCGGCACGAGTTGTAGGAGACCTCGTCTTGGCCGCAGCCGTCGCAGCGCAGGACATGGCCACCCAGTGCCGCCGTGCGGCACTGGGTGATGGCCGACATCACCTTGAGCTGCGCCAGGCTCAGGTGACCACGCTGGGCGTCAGGCCAGGCGGGTCCATGGGCACGGAAGATGTCGGCGACCTCCAGGGCGAGTCGCCCCTGCACGATGGCGTACGACTACAGGGCTGGCGGCTGCGGTGCAGGTTCGGGCGCTGGTTCGCCTGCGGGCTTGGCGGACGTGTGATCCAGAGGGCTGATGACCCGGCGCAGCAGGTCGGTGGCCACGGCGGCGTACAGGGTCGTGGTGTCCAGCCGCTTGTGCCCGAGCAGCACCTGGATGACACGGATATCGACCTTCTGCTCCAGCAGGTGGGTGGCAAAGGCATGGCGCAGGCCGTGCGGGGTGATGCGCTTGTCGATGCCGGCCGTCGCGGCGGCCAGGTGCACGGCGCGGTTGAGCTGGCGCGCGGTCACGTGATCGGTGGGGTCCAGGCCCGGGAACAGCCAACCACCGTGCCGGATCTTGCCCTGGGCATGGCCAAGCCTCCACCAGGCACGCAGCCGCTCCAGCAGCACGGGGCTGAGCATGGCGTAGCGATCCTTGCGGCCTTTGCCCTGCTCCACGCGCAGTGTCATGCGCTCGCCGTCGATGTCGCCGACCTTGAGCGAGACGACTTCGCTGACGCGCAGGCCCGCGCCATAGGCCACCGACATGGCAGCCTGGTGCTTGAGGTTGGGCGCGGCGGCGATCAGGCGGCCGACTTCCTCGGGACTCAGGATCACCGGCAACTTGCGCGGCACGGCCACGTTCGTCATCTTGAGCATGAGCTCCGGCCGGCCCAGCGTGATGTCGAAGAAGAACTTCAGCCCGGTGATGGTGGCGTTGATGGTGACTGGGCCGGTGCCGGTGTCCACCAGGTGCAACTGGAAGCGGCGCAGATCCTCGGCGGTGGCGGTGTGCGGCGAGCGGCCGAGGAAGGTGGCGAGCTTGCGCACGGCGCGGATGTAGCCGTCCTGCGTGTGCTCTGCGAACTGGCGCATGCGCATGTCGTCGAGCATGCGTTGGCGCAGCGGCGAGACGGCCGCGGATGGGGTCGGGGTGCAAATGTCCATGATCCTGCTCCTGCGTGACCGAGGCGGATTGCCTCGACCGCCAACATCGCAGAATCACGGGCGCAACGAAACGCCACCAACGTAGCCGGAGCGTCTACCGCGCGAGCGGTTTAGTCCTCCGCTGCACTGCTGATCCTCAGTTGCGCAAAGTCGGTCCCAGGCTGATCTGAGTCACTCGGGAACCGCAGTGCCGAACAGTAGAGAGCGTCACCAGCGGTCATTCAGCCATTGGCCATGCAAGCGACCGCTTCACTACCAAGACCGGGTACTCGGAGTTGGATGGCACCAAGTCCTGGGTGAAGGACCGGTTTCGCATGGGACGAAGTGACACTCCCGACCCAAAGTAGCCGACCGCGACTTTTCGCTGGCTGGCTGATCTGTAGTGGAAGCGGATACTGCAATGCGCTCGCCCTTATCTCGGAGCAGACCACGCCTGCGAGTCCGGGCTCGCAATGCCTGCTCGCGCAACAGCCTCTTGATGCGGTGCAGCCCGCAGGTCAGGACTTGCTCCAGCACGTCGCGCCATACGCGCCGGGCGCCGCAGGTGCCTGGCATAAAGACCGTCTCGCGAGACCCGGCCCATCGTGCAGGATGGAAAGCCGCAGCCGAGTACGGAAGGTCGTGAGCGCTGATAGAGCACAGCACAAACAGCTGTCTGACACCACTTTCCTGGCGAAGCACGGGCGCTTCGCTCGTCGCCTGTCATGTACAGTCCTACAAGAGGCGAACACAAAATGAAACAGATGGAGGGAG
This window harbors:
- a CDS encoding tyrosine-type recombinase/integrase; amino-acid sequence: MDICTPTPSAAVSPLRQRMLDDMRMRQFAEHTQDGYIRAVRKLATFLGRSPHTATAEDLRRFQLHLVDTGTGPVTINATITGLKFFFDITLGRPELMLKMTNVAVPRKLPVILSPEEVGRLIAAAPNLKHQAAMSVAYGAGLRVSEVVSLKVGDIDGERMTLRVEQGKGRKDRYAMLSPVLLERLRAWWRLGHAQGKIRHGGWLFPGLDPTDHVTARQLNRAVHLAAATAGIDKRITPHGLRHAFATHLLEQKVDIRVIQVLLGHKRLDTTTLYAAVATDLLRRVISPLDHTSAKPAGEPAPEPAPQPPAL
- a CDS encoding IS91 family transposase, whose amino-acid sequence is MQGRLALEVADIFRAHGPAWPDAQRGHLSLAQLKVMSAITQCRTAALGGHVLRCDGCGQDEVSYNSCRNRHCPKCQSSAAKRWLDARQADLLPVEYYHVVFTLPAPIADIAYQNKAALYGLLFDIAAETLQRIAADPKHLGAHIGATLVLHTWGSALTHHPHVHGIVPGGGFAPDGKTWVACRPGFFLPVRVLSRLFRRRFLEELQRLHDGGALRFFGEHAALAEPVTFKAWLAPLRQCEWVVYAKRPFAGPQAVLAYLSRYTHRVAISNSRLLAMDERGVTFRWKDYRATGKTRHKAMTLSPQEFMRRFLLHVLPGGFHRIRHYGLLANSNRRDNLALARQLLQVTPSSPQAPATDGLDSPRPTFVCAHCGHAMTVLQVFLRDCSIRAPPAS